GCTGCGCAAATGGAAAAGATGTTTGCGAGGGATATTGCAGAGTCCAACGAGATTCGGCTGGAAGAGTGGAAAAAAAGACCTGTGCTCAACAAAATCAAGGAGTGGTTTGCGCATCAATTTGAACGGTGGTTGTAATAGATCGTCGCCGAATGTTGAATAAGCCTCTTTACCGGATCATTCCTTATCGGCGGGCAGTTCCGTCCCGGCCTTCGGCGTCGTCACCTCCACCACATTGGAGGGCGACGAGTTCCCGGAGGCGTTCCATGCATGTACCCGGTAGGAGTAAGTCGCGCGAGGCTTCAAGGACCCGTCGCGGAAGGCCGTGACATGCGGCCCCACCCCGCCGATCTCTACAAATGGGGTGCAAGGGCTGTTACAGGCTGCTCGCTCGATGCGGAACCCGAGTCCGACGGCCCCGCACTCGGTCCATGCCAGAATCGCCTGGCAACCGCCGATGGCGACCGCCACCAGATCGACAGGCGCAGAAGGAAGGACGGGAGGCGAAGATCGATTGATCATTCCTCATCCTCTCCGCTCCGGCAAGGATTGGTCGGAAACATCCAGCCCGTCGGGACGGGGAAATCATCTAATTGATATCATCTCCCGGGAAGCATGTGGGACGGTATCGGGGATTGTCCGAATCATCCCTGGTCATTTGTCCTGATTTCGGACCGGTGTTTGTCCTATGGTTCAGAGCATCCGGAGGATGTGGAGGCAATTCCCTTGCGTCGCCGGAAAGCCAGGGCCAGGTCGTCAAGCAGCGAGTAGACGACCGGCGTCGCGAGCAGCGTGAGCAGGAGCGAGAGCGTCTGGCCGCCGATGACGACGACCGCGATCACGCGTCGCTCCTCGGCGCCCGGGCCGGAGCCGACGGCCAGCGGGAGCATGCCGGCCACGAACGTGAGCGTCGTCATGAGGATCGGTCGAAGCCGGTCCCGGTTCCCCTGGAGGATCGCCGACGCCCGGTCCATCCCGCCCGCCCGCAGGTTGTTCATGTGGTCGATCTGGAGGATGGCGTTTTTCTTGACCACGCCGAACAGGACGAGGATCCCGAGCGCCGAGTAGAGGTTCAAGGTGTTCCCCGTGAGCCAGATCGACAGCAGCGCAAAGGGGACGCAGAGCGGGATGGAGAGCAGGATGATGCAGGGGTGGACCAGGTTTTCGAACTGCGAGGCGAGGATCATGTACATGAAGACGATCGACAGGGCAAAGGCCCAGACGAACTCGCCGAACGTCCGCTCGAGTTCCCTCCCCCGCCCGGAAACGCGCGTGGTGTAGGCGGCGGGCAGGTTCATCGCGGCCACCGCGGCACGGAGCGCCTCCAGCCGGTCGGCCATCGCGAACCCGGGCGCCACCGAGGCCCGGAGGCGAACCTCGCGCTGCCGGTCGAGACGGTCGATCCTCGAGGCGCTCGGCACCCGCTCGATCCGCGCCACGCTTTCGAGCTGCGCCACCCCTCCGCCTTCCCGCGAGACCACGAGCCGCCCGATCGTCGCGGGGTCGGCCCGGTCCTCCTCGCGGAGCCGGAGCGCCACTTTGTAGTCCTCGTTGTTGGAGGGATCCTTGAAGCGCGAGACCTCCTCGTCCCCGCCGACCAGGAGCCGGACCGCCGTACCGACCCGCTCCGGGTCGACGCGGAGGTCCGCGGCGCGGGCCCGGTCGATCTCGACCCGCAGCTCGGGCTTGTCGAGCTTCAGCGTCGTGTCGGCGTCAAGAAGCCCAAGGGATTCCTGGCGGTCGCGCAGGCTCTCCGCGTAGGTCGAAAGCGCCTTGAGGTCCGGTCCCCTGAGAACGAAGTCGATATCGAAGCTTCCGCCGCCGATGTTGAACCCGGTGAGGTTCCGGACCGAGACGCGAAGATCGCGAACCTTGCGGAGTCTCCGACGCACTTCCTGCATCACTTGAAGCTGGGAGCGGTTTCCGCGGAACGCGGCGAGGGGGTCCCAGCCCGCGGTGCTCCTCACCAGCCGGGAGAGCGAGAAGACGCGTTCCTCGTGCGGGGCAAGCCGGATGTACGCCCTCCCCTCGCTTACCCCGCCGATAAACCCGCCCCCTGCGGTCGAGAGCACCATCCGCACTCCGGGCACGGTCCGGATCTCGGCGACGATGTCGTTCATGATCCCGTCCATGCCGGCCAGGCTCGTGCCCTGCGGGGCGGTCACACTCACGTTGAACTCTCCCTCGTCCGCGTTGGCCGGGAGGTAATCCTGGCGGATCAACCCGTACAGGGGAATGGTCGAAAGCATGACGGCCACCGAGACCAGCGCCACGACCCCCCGGTGGCGTAGGGCGAGGGAAAGCAACCGCTCGTATCCGGCGTCGATCCACCGATAGAAACCGCCCCGGGACTGCGGGGCGCCCTGTGTCCGCGCCGCATCGCCCCCCAACAGCCGGGCGCTCATCATGGGGGTCAGGGTGAAGGACACGAGGAGGCTCACGAGGATCGCCACGGCCGCGGTGATGCCGAACTGGTAAAGGAAACGGCCGGAGATGCTCGACATGAACGACACCGGGATGAAGATGACCACCAACGAAAAGGTCGTCGCCATCACGGCCAGCCCGATGTCGGCCGTGGCGGCCCGCGCGGCCTCAAACGGCGACATCCCCTTCTCCTCCACGAACCGGAAGATGTTCTCGAGGACGACGATCGCGTCGTCGATCACGATCCCGACCATCAGGACAAGGGCGAGCATCGTCACGCTGTTCAACGTGAAGTGGAGAACCCACATCATCCCGAAGGTGGAGATCACCGACGCCGGGATGGCGACCGCGGCGATCACGGTCGCTCGCCAGCTTCGCATGAAGGCCAGGACGACCAGGGAGGCCAGGATGCTCCCGAGGATCAGGTGCACGTTGATCTCGTGCAGAGCGGAGTAGATATACCGGGACTGGTCCTGGACCACCGTGAGACCGACCCCCGCCGGGAGCTCCCCGGCGGCGGCGGCAAGGCTGCGCTTCGCGTCCTCGATGACGGCGACGGTGTTGGCCCCCGACTGGCGCCGCACCTCGAGGACCACCGTGGGGACGCCGTTCAACCGGGCGGTGGAGCGCTGTTCCCTGGTCCCGTCCTCCGCCCGGCCGATGTCCCGGATGCGAACGGGCGCACCGCCGATCGTGGCGACCACCAGGTCGTCGAAGGCGCGAGGGTCGGCCAGGCGGCCGATCGTCCGGAGCGTCGACTCCCGGGCGCCCCGGGTCACGTTGCCTCCGGCGGCGTCGGCATTCTGCCGGACGATCGCGTCGCGCACGTCGGTGATCGGGATCCCGAAGGCGGCCAACCGGTCCGCCTCCACCCACACATTGACCGCGCGCTCCAATCCGCCGACGATCCGCACCTCGCCCACGCCCGCCGACCGCTCCAGGCGGATCTTCACCACCTTGTCCGCCAGCTCGGTCAGCTCGCGGAGGGGCCGGTCGCCCGCCAGGGCCACCGTCAGGACCGGCTGCTGATCGTTGTCGAACTTCGAAACCAGGGGCGGCGTCGCGTCCTTCGGCAGGTCCTTGAGGATGGTGGCGACGCGATCCCGCACGTCCTGGGCCGCCGTGTCGATGTCCCGGTTGAGGTTGAAGGTGACGATCACGACGGAGGTGCCCGGCCCCGAGATCGACCGCAGCTCGTCGATCCCCTCGACGGTGTTGACCACTTCCTCGATGCGTCTGGAGATCCCGGTTTCCACCTCTTCCGCGGAGGCGCCGGGGAGCTGGGTGCGGATAGAGACGGTGGGCAGGTCCACCGAGGGGAACCGGTCGACGCCGAGACGGAGGTAGCTGGTACTGCCTACGACCACCAGCGCCAGGATGAGCATCGCCGCGAAGACGGGGCGACGGATGCAGATTTCGGCGAGCTTCTGCAAGAACGC
This sequence is a window from Deltaproteobacteria bacterium. Protein-coding genes within it:
- a CDS encoding efflux RND transporter permease subunit encodes the protein MQKLAEICIRRPVFAAMLILALVVVGSTSYLRLGVDRFPSVDLPTVSIRTQLPGASAEEVETGISRRIEEVVNTVEGIDELRSISGPGTSVVIVTFNLNRDIDTAAQDVRDRVATILKDLPKDATPPLVSKFDNDQQPVLTVALAGDRPLRELTELADKVVKIRLERSAGVGEVRIVGGLERAVNVWVEADRLAAFGIPITDVRDAIVRQNADAAGGNVTRGARESTLRTIGRLADPRAFDDLVVATIGGAPVRIRDIGRAEDGTREQRSTARLNGVPTVVLEVRRQSGANTVAVIEDAKRSLAAAAGELPAGVGLTVVQDQSRYIYSALHEINVHLILGSILASLVVLAFMRSWRATVIAAVAIPASVISTFGMMWVLHFTLNSVTMLALVLMVGIVIDDAIVVLENIFRFVEEKGMSPFEAARAATADIGLAVMATTFSLVVIFIPVSFMSSISGRFLYQFGITAAVAILVSLLVSFTLTPMMSARLLGGDAARTQGAPQSRGGFYRWIDAGYERLLSLALRHRGVVALVSVAVMLSTIPLYGLIRQDYLPANADEGEFNVSVTAPQGTSLAGMDGIMNDIVAEIRTVPGVRMVLSTAGGGFIGGVSEGRAYIRLAPHEERVFSLSRLVRSTAGWDPLAAFRGNRSQLQVMQEVRRRLRKVRDLRVSVRNLTGFNIGGGSFDIDFVLRGPDLKALSTYAESLRDRQESLGLLDADTTLKLDKPELRVEIDRARAADLRVDPERVGTAVRLLVGGDEEVSRFKDPSNNEDYKVALRLREEDRADPATIGRLVVSREGGGVAQLESVARIERVPSASRIDRLDRQREVRLRASVAPGFAMADRLEALRAAVAAMNLPAAYTTRVSGRGRELERTFGEFVWAFALSIVFMYMILASQFENLVHPCIILLSIPLCVPFALLSIWLTGNTLNLYSALGILVLFGVVKKNAILQIDHMNNLRAGGMDRASAILQGNRDRLRPILMTTLTFVAGMLPLAVGSGPGAEERRVIAVVVIGGQTLSLLLTLLATPVVYSLLDDLALAFRRRKGIASTSSGCSEP
- a CDS encoding fibronectin type III domain-containing protein, with the protein product MINRSSPPVLPSAPVDLVAVAIGGCQAILAWTECGAVGLGFRIERAACNSPCTPFVEIGGVGPHVTAFRDGSLKPRATYSYRVHAWNASGNSSPSNVVEVTTPKAGTELPADKE